The Esox lucius isolate fEsoLuc1 chromosome 5, fEsoLuc1.pri, whole genome shotgun sequence genome includes a region encoding these proteins:
- the LOC105009504 gene encoding E3 ubiquitin/ISG15 ligase TRIM25-like isoform X3, with protein sequence MAQDINSITCSICLDLLKDPVTIPCGHSYCMSCIKDCLDQEDDKGIYSCPQCRQTFIPRPVLNRNTMFSELVENLKKTRLQAAPPDHCYAGPGDVECDFCTGRKLKAVKSCLVCLASFCETHLQPHYESPAFKKHKLVQATKQLLEKICSHHDKLLEVYCRTDQQCICYLCTMDEHKGHDTVPAAAERTEKQRQFGEKYLESQKRIGEREKKIQELRQTVDILKHSAQAAVEDSERIFTELICYIEKRRSELKEQIRAQEKTEVSRAQGLLEQLEQEVAELRRRDVELKQLSHTEDHIHFLQSFQSLCVSPGSEVLPSITVYPHISFEDVKKSVSELKDQIQDVCKKELDRISWEVTTGQIGPPAEPKTREDFLTYSCQLTLDPNTTYQYLCLSEGNRKVKCSNKVQSYPDHPDRFTSYSQVLCREGLSGVCYWEVEWSGRGVGVAVSYKEISRKGGGHECCFGYNDQSWRLYCTTSSCGFIHNNLKTDIRVPCSSRVGVYLDHRAGTLSFYSVSDTMTLLHRVQTTFTQPLYPGFSVNGSVKILTPIQ encoded by the exons ATGGCACAGGATATAAACTCAATCACTTGTTCAATCTGTTTAGATCTACTGAAAGATCCAGTAACTATTCCATGTGGACACAGCTACTGTATGAGTTGTATTAAGGACTGTTTGGATCAGGAAGATGACAAGGGTATCTACAGCTGCCCCCAGTGCAGACAGACCTTCATACCAAGACCTGTTCTAAACAGAAACACCATGTTTTCTGAATTGGTGGAAAATCTGAAGAAGACAAGACTCCAAGCTGCTCCTCCTGATCATTGTTATGCTGGACCTGGAGATGTGGAGTGTGATTTCTGCACTGGGAGAAAACTCAAAGCTGTCAAgtcctgtctggtgtgtctggcCTCTTTCTGTGAGACTCACCTCCAGCCTCACTATGAATCTCCTGCCTTTAAAAAGCACAAGTTGGTCCAAGCCACCAAACAACTACTGGAGAAGATCTGTTCTCATCATGACAAACTACTGGAGGTTTACTGTCGTACTGATCAGCAGTGTATCTGTTATCTTTGTACAATGGATGAACATAAAGGACATGATACAGTCCCAGCTGCAGCAGAAAGGACTGAGAAACAA AGACAGTTTGGAGAGAAATATTTGGAATCCCAGAAGAgaattggggagagagagaagaagattcAGGAGTTGAGACAGACTGTGGACATTCTGAAG CACTCTGCACAGGCAGCAGTGGAGGACAGTGAGAGGATCTTTACTGAGCTGATCTGCTACATTGAGAAAAGACGCTCTGAGTTGAAGGAGCAGATCAGAGCTCAGGAGAAGACTGAAGTGAGTCGGGCTCAAGGACTCTTGGAACAACTGGAGCAGGAGGTTGCTGAgttgaggaggagagatgttgaGTTGAAgcagctctcacacacagaggatcacaTCCATTTCCTCCAG agtttccagtctctctgtgtctctcctggaTCTGAGGTCTTACCCAGTATCACTGTCTATCCACACATCTCCTTTGAGGATGTCAAGAAATCAGTCTCTGAACTGAAAGATCAAATACAGGATGTATGCAAAAAGGAACTGGACAGGATATCTTGGGAAG tgACTACAGGTCAGATTGGACCACCTGCTGAgcccaagaccagagaggatTTCTTAACAT ATTCCTGCCAGCTGACATTGGATCCCAATACAACATATcagtacctgtgtctgtctgaggggaaCAGAAAGGTGAAATGTAGTAATAAGGTCCAGTCCTATCCTGACCATCCTGACAGATTTACCTCCTATAgccaggtgttgtgtagagagggtctgtctggagtctgttactgggaggtagagtggagtggaaGAGGGGTTGGTGTAGCCGTCTCATATAAAGAGATCAGCAGGAAAGGAGGTGGTCATGAGTGTTGTTTTGGTTATAATGATCAGTCCTGGAGGTTATACTGCACTACATCCAGCTGCGGTTTCATCCACAATAATCTCAAGACTGATATCCGtgtcccctgctcctccagagtaggagtgtatctggaccacagggcaggaactctgtccttctacagtgtctctgacacaatgaccctcctccacagagtccaGACCACATTCACTCAGCCACTCTATCCTGGGTTCAGTGTTAATGGATCTGTGAA